The Rickettsia helvetica genome has a segment encoding these proteins:
- a CDS encoding 5-formyltetrahydrofolate cyclo-ligase produces MHKQELRLYFKDLLISNQEKITSDLVRNSLISKISRLLKELKVKTVGLYYPLKYEINLLKITNLLPEIKFFLPKIIKNEIKYCAYNYNDRLTSGDFKTYEPINNDFFIPELVIIPGLAFSKDGYRLGYGKGHFDRYLNNNQNILTVGVCLKEQLIDNFPVESHDRKLKFVILV; encoded by the coding sequence ATGCATAAACAAGAACTGCGTCTTTATTTCAAAGATCTTTTAATAAGCAACCAAGAAAAAATTACTTCCGACTTAGTCAGAAACTCCTTAATAAGTAAAATTAGCCGATTATTAAAGGAGTTAAAAGTAAAGACAGTAGGACTTTACTATCCTCTAAAATACGAAATTAACTTACTTAAAATAACAAACTTACTTCCTGAAATAAAATTCTTCTTACCAAAAATTATAAAAAATGAGATAAAATATTGTGCTTATAATTATAATGACCGGCTGACTTCAGGTGATTTTAAAACCTATGAACCTATAAATAATGATTTTTTTATTCCTGAGTTAGTTATTATCCCAGGGCTTGCATTTAGTAAGGATGGTTATAGACTTGGATACGGCAAAGGACATTTCGATCGGTATTTAAATAATAACCAAAATATACTAACTGTCGGCGTTTGTTTAAAAGAACAGTTAATAGATAATTTTCCGGTTGAATCTCATGATCGTAAGCTTAAATTTGTGATCTTGGTATGA
- the ykgO gene encoding type B 50S ribosomal protein L36 codes for MKVVSSLKSLKKRDKDCQIVKRRGKIFVINKKNKRFKAKQG; via the coding sequence ATGAAAGTTGTTAGCTCGTTAAAATCATTAAAAAAACGTGATAAAGATTGTCAGATCGTTAAAAGAAGAGGCAAAATTTTTGTAATAAATAAAAAGAATAAAAGATTTAAAGCAAAACAAGGTTAA
- a CDS encoding IS481 family transposase: MTIYQQKIIKPRIGLLQLAEQLGNVSQACKVMGYSRDTFYRYKELHEQGGEEALYEMSRRKPCLKNRVPASVEDAIVNITVEYPAYGQERTANELRKKGIIISGGGVRSVWLRHDLENFKKRLKALENKVASDGIILNDIQLTALEKVKNKREASGEIESLHPGYLGSQDTYYVGNIKGIGRIYQQTFVDTYSIAICKLYTEKTAITSADHLNDRVIPFFESYNIPLVRILTDRGTEYCGKPEHHAYQLYLGIENIDHSKTKAYSPQTNGICERFHTTMQEECYHILFRKKFYSTLEELQTDIDNWLVGYNNERTHSGKHCYGKTPMQTFKDSLYIAINKNIDNIETISDNLTLTYQAA, from the coding sequence ATGACAATATACCAACAAAAAATAATAAAGCCAAGAATTGGTTTATTACAACTAGCAGAACAACTAGGTAACGTATCGCAAGCATGTAAAGTAATGGGTTATAGCCGAGATACATTTTACCGCTATAAAGAGCTTCATGAACAAGGTGGAGAAGAAGCGCTATATGAGATGAGCAGAAGAAAGCCTTGTTTAAAGAACCGAGTACCAGCAAGTGTTGAAGATGCTATAGTTAATATTACAGTTGAATATCCCGCTTATGGTCAAGAACGTACAGCTAATGAGCTACGCAAGAAAGGAATAATTATTTCAGGAGGAGGCGTAAGATCAGTTTGGCTTCGTCATGATTTAGAAAATTTTAAGAAACGCTTAAAAGCTTTAGAAAATAAGGTAGCAAGCGACGGTATTATTCTAAATGATATACAGTTAACAGCTCTTGAAAAAGTAAAAAACAAACGTGAAGCAAGCGGTGAGATTGAGAGTTTACATCCCGGTTATCTTGGTTCTCAAGATACCTATTATGTAGGGAATATAAAAGGTATAGGACGTATTTATCAGCAAACTTTCGTTGATACTTATTCTATTGCTATTTGTAAACTTTATACAGAAAAAACAGCTATAACGAGTGCAGACCATCTTAACGATAGGGTTATACCATTTTTTGAAAGCTATAATATTCCTCTGGTTCGGATATTAACAGATAGAGGAACGGAGTATTGTGGCAAGCCTGAGCATCATGCTTATCAGTTATATCTTGGTATTGAAAATATAGATCATTCTAAAACTAAAGCCTATAGTCCTCAAACTAATGGGATATGTGAACGATTCCACACAACTATGCAAGAAGAATGTTATCACATTTTATTCCGCAAAAAGTTTTATTCTACATTAGAAGAGCTACAAACTGATATAGATAACTGGCTTGTAGGTTATAATAATGAAAGAACTCATTCAGGTAAACATTGTTACGGTAAAACGCCAATGCAAACTTTTAAAGATTCTCTTTATATTGCAATTAATAAAAATATTGATAATATAGAGACAATATCAGACAACTTGACCTTAACTTATCAAGCTGCCTGA
- a CDS encoding lytic transglycosylase domain-containing protein, with protein sequence MSFPRGLLVWILKRHCERLKGAWQSRKIIKKCYAFYWIASSKLIVFSHNDIKTILILLSSFILVSKSAIADPEIAESFKCSKLFPYFEKKFNIPSNTLHSIALKESGKKHTTRKIRVVWPWTVNVEGKGYYFNSKREAINFVRIELIKGRESIDVGCMQINLRHHLGAFNSLEQAFDPNNNVRYGAEFLRSKYDQLGSWHKAIAHYHSATHSLGFKYKQDVVKIASNMALYKASLHSYLNNNEGALEDTIPVNNNKVQKKSLFSGNKRYRSSIMIPIPAKIN encoded by the coding sequence ATGTCATTCCCACGAGGATTGCTTGTGTGGATACTGAAGCGTCATTGCGAGCGCCTAAAAGGAGCGTGGCAATCCAGAAAAATAATTAAAAAATGCTACGCATTTTACTGGATTGCTTCGTCAAAACTTATAGTTTTTTCTCACAATGACATTAAAACCATCCTAATTCTCTTATCTTCCTTTATCCTCGTCTCTAAGTCGGCTATTGCCGATCCTGAAATAGCTGAATCCTTTAAATGTTCAAAACTTTTTCCTTACTTTGAAAAAAAATTTAATATCCCATCTAATACGTTACATTCAATAGCTTTAAAAGAATCGGGGAAAAAACATACAACCCGTAAAATTAGAGTAGTATGGCCTTGGACGGTAAACGTTGAAGGAAAAGGCTATTATTTTAACAGTAAAAGAGAAGCTATAAATTTTGTTAGAATAGAGCTTATAAAAGGGCGAGAGAGCATTGATGTCGGATGCATGCAGATTAACTTAAGACATCATTTAGGGGCTTTTAATTCCCTTGAACAGGCATTTGATCCAAATAATAATGTTCGTTACGGAGCAGAGTTTTTACGTTCAAAATATGACCAGCTAGGGAGTTGGCACAAAGCTATAGCACATTACCACTCAGCCACTCATTCTTTAGGGTTTAAATATAAGCAAGACGTAGTTAAAATAGCAAGTAACATGGCACTTTATAAAGCATCCTTACATAGTTATCTAAATAATAATGAAGGGGCTTTAGAAGATACAATTCCGGTAAATAATAACAAAGTTCAAAAAAAATCACTTTTTAGTGGCAATAAAAGATACAGAAGTAGTATTATGATACCTATTCCTGCTAAAATTAATTAA
- the lpdA gene encoding dihydrolipoyl dehydrogenase translates to MQEFDLVVIGSGPAGYTGSIRAAQLGMRVACIEKNDTLGGTCLNIGCIPSKALLNSSEKYEEALKHFESIGITADIKLDLQKMLANKDKVVRDLTKGIESLFAKNKVTRIKGEAKIISSNIVEVNKEQIKAKNILITTGSSVIGIPNIKIDEEFIVSSTGALKLSKVPENLIVVGGGYIGLELGSVWRRLGAKVTVIEYAPSIIPMLDKEIAMQFMKLQQKQGIEFKLNTKVLSAEVKSGKVNLTIEEGGKSSVVISDVVLMAVGRKAYTQNLGLESVGIITDKQGRIEINDYFQTAVSNIYAVGDVVKGAMLAHKAEEEAVAAVEIMAGQAGHVNYNLIPSVIYTYPEVASVGETEEQLKEKGINYKVGKFPFLANSRARVIGSTEGMVKMLADSKTDRVLGAHIIGADAGTLIAELTAYMEFGAVAEDIARTCHAHPTLSEAIKEAALSIDKRTINM, encoded by the coding sequence ATGCAAGAATTTGATTTAGTGGTAATAGGTAGCGGTCCGGCCGGTTATACAGGCAGTATTAGAGCTGCTCAGCTTGGTATGAGAGTAGCGTGTATTGAGAAAAACGATACTCTTGGCGGCACTTGTTTAAATATAGGATGCATACCGTCGAAAGCTTTACTTAATTCCTCCGAAAAATATGAAGAAGCTCTAAAGCATTTTGAGAGTATAGGTATTACTGCAGATATAAAATTAGACTTACAAAAAATGCTAGCTAATAAAGATAAAGTAGTTCGTGATCTTACAAAAGGTATAGAAAGCCTATTTGCCAAAAACAAAGTTACTAGAATAAAAGGTGAAGCTAAAATTATCTCTAGTAATATCGTTGAAGTAAATAAAGAGCAAATTAAAGCCAAAAATATTCTAATTACTACAGGCTCCAGCGTCATAGGAATACCGAATATCAAAATAGACGAAGAATTTATTGTTTCATCTACCGGTGCTTTGAAACTTTCTAAAGTACCTGAGAACTTAATAGTAGTCGGCGGAGGGTATATAGGCTTAGAACTTGGTTCAGTTTGGCGTCGTTTGGGAGCTAAAGTAACGGTTATTGAGTATGCACCGAGCATTATACCTATGCTTGATAAAGAAATTGCTATGCAATTTATGAAACTACAGCAAAAACAAGGTATAGAGTTTAAACTGAATACTAAAGTGCTATCTGCTGAAGTAAAGTCAGGAAAAGTAAATCTGACAATAGAGGAGGGCGGTAAGAGTTCGGTAGTAATAAGCGATGTTGTGTTGATGGCGGTAGGCAGAAAAGCCTATACGCAAAATCTAGGACTTGAGTCTGTCGGTATTATTACGGATAAGCAAGGTAGAATTGAGATTAATGACTATTTCCAAACAGCTGTTTCAAACATTTACGCAGTTGGTGATGTGGTAAAAGGAGCGATGCTTGCTCATAAAGCCGAAGAAGAGGCTGTAGCTGCCGTGGAAATTATGGCAGGGCAGGCAGGGCATGTTAACTATAACTTAATTCCAAGCGTGATATATACTTATCCTGAAGTAGCAAGCGTCGGTGAAACGGAAGAGCAACTAAAAGAAAAAGGTATTAATTATAAAGTCGGTAAGTTTCCATTTTTAGCAAATAGTAGAGCAAGAGTAATCGGTAGTACGGAAGGTATGGTTAAGATGCTTGCCGATAGTAAAACCGATAGGGTTTTAGGAGCTCATATTATAGGAGCCGATGCAGGTACATTAATTGCCGAGCTTACCGCTTATATGGAATTCGGAGCAGTGGCAGAAGATATAGCACGAACCTGCCACGCCCACCCGACTTTAAGCGAAGCTATAAAAGAAGCAGCTCTTAGTATAGATAAAAGAACTATTAATATGTGA
- a CDS encoding ribonuclease D, with translation MQIIDNQKTLEEFCKQLANKTCLSIDTEFERRYTYYAQLSIIQVKAEEYCGIIDALSNLDLNIYNKLLADNNITKIFHAPREDLEIFYNLFKTLPSNVFDIQIAANICGFGKQLSYDDLCYKLIGITIDKTHQKSNWLKRPITSDMLNYAMLDVEYLYKIYKELNSIIISNNYTNKYQTTLSSLLDVRNYKVELKDAWKKIKYRSDDERFNRKIQALAAYREENAQTINIPRKHFILDEDLIKICKYLPLNNKDFKNLNLKSKYLHKQKYKDEIMNLCNNFLGML, from the coding sequence ATGCAAATTATCGATAATCAAAAAACATTAGAAGAATTTTGTAAACAATTAGCAAATAAGACATGCTTAAGCATAGATACGGAATTTGAGCGTCGTTATACCTATTATGCTCAGCTTAGTATAATTCAAGTTAAAGCAGAAGAATATTGTGGAATAATTGATGCATTAAGCAATTTAGATCTGAATATTTATAATAAGCTGCTTGCAGATAATAATATTACTAAAATATTTCATGCTCCTCGTGAAGATTTAGAGATTTTCTATAATTTATTTAAAACACTACCTTCTAATGTTTTTGATATACAAATTGCAGCAAATATTTGCGGATTCGGTAAACAGCTAAGCTATGATGACCTTTGCTATAAGCTAATCGGCATTACTATCGATAAAACCCACCAAAAATCTAACTGGCTAAAACGCCCTATCACTAGTGATATGTTAAATTATGCAATGTTAGACGTGGAGTATTTGTATAAGATATATAAAGAGTTAAATAGTATAATTATTTCTAATAATTATACTAATAAATATCAAACTACTCTTAGTTCTTTATTAGATGTTAGAAATTATAAGGTTGAGCTGAAAGATGCTTGGAAAAAAATAAAATATAGAAGTGATGATGAGAGGTTTAATCGTAAAATTCAAGCACTTGCAGCTTATCGTGAAGAGAATGCACAAACTATAAATATTCCTCGCAAACATTTTATTTTAGATGAAGATTTAATAAAGATTTGCAAATACCTTCCATTGAATAACAAGGATTTTAAAAATCTAAATTTAAAAAGCAAATATTTACATAAACAAAAATATAAAGATGAAATAATGAATTTGTGTAATAATTTTTTGGGCATGTTATGA
- a CDS encoding DUF2532 domain-containing protein, whose translation MNIKLITYFLILVSTVKANADFNNIQDNFEYQEEQLTIELPWSDCTEIHKLLEEKLSFSEQQIKKENKIHEKYKQFYLKHNNPTNFSMQFLEKKSETNGVETLISGFLKFCEDHFQTSKSKSNSLNYYIKKQQDQWFNDIRNENYKIYYRKKYEDNIFRNN comes from the coding sequence ATGAATATTAAATTAATTACATATTTTTTAATATTAGTAAGTACTGTAAAAGCAAATGCAGATTTTAACAATATTCAAGATAATTTTGAATATCAGGAAGAGCAGCTAACAATAGAATTACCTTGGAGCGATTGTACCGAAATTCATAAATTATTAGAGGAAAAATTATCTTTTTCAGAACAACAAATAAAAAAAGAAAATAAAATTCATGAGAAATATAAGCAATTTTATTTAAAACATAATAATCCTACTAATTTTTCTATGCAATTTCTTGAGAAAAAATCTGAGACTAATGGAGTAGAAACTTTAATATCAGGTTTTTTAAAATTTTGTGAAGATCATTTCCAAACTAGTAAAAGTAAATCTAATTCCCTAAATTATTATATTAAAAAACAACAAGACCAATGGTTTAATGATATAAGAAATGAGAATTACAAAATATATTATAGGAAAAAATACGAAGATAATATCTTTAGAAATAATTAA
- a CDS encoding methyltransferase domain-containing protein has translation MFNRLKLKNHRNNAVRGISNSLFIKHAADDIISRLGMIDKDLADILEISAKCGYLTALLKNTYRNADITATDMSPLLLDPFEHNHKLLIDDEDLEFPPNSFDLIIYSLGLYWINDVQSFLSNIRTFLKPDGVFIGNFVGGNSLKNLRKSLIDAEIASGFKHSPHISPFIHFDHVPILFSQAGFAEVIIDYENIDLKFDNPLALMREIKNIGESNSLNASHNYAISKKMFSLLQNYINGFEDNINLISFIASPNKNSIRLKLL, from the coding sequence ATATTCAACAGATTAAAGCTAAAAAATCACCGAAATAATGCAGTAAGAGGAATAAGTAACAGCTTATTTATCAAGCATGCAGCTGATGATATAATAAGCCGGTTAGGGATGATTGACAAGGATTTAGCAGATATTCTAGAAATATCTGCTAAATGCGGTTATCTTACAGCTTTACTAAAAAATACTTATCGAAATGCTGATATTACCGCAACAGATATGTCTCCTTTGTTGCTTGATCCTTTTGAGCATAATCACAAATTATTAATTGATGATGAAGATTTAGAATTTCCTCCGAACTCTTTTGATTTAATTATTTATTCATTAGGGTTATACTGGATAAATGATGTGCAGAGTTTTCTATCTAATATAAGAACATTTTTAAAGCCTGACGGTGTTTTTATCGGTAATTTTGTCGGAGGAAATAGCTTAAAGAATTTACGTAAATCCTTAATAGATGCCGAAATAGCAAGTGGTTTTAAACATTCTCCTCATATTTCTCCTTTTATTCATTTTGATCATGTTCCGATTTTATTTTCGCAGGCAGGATTTGCTGAAGTAATTATTGACTATGAAAATATAGATCTAAAATTTGATAATCCTTTAGCGTTAATGAGGGAAATAAAAAATATAGGTGAGTCAAATTCACTAAATGCTAGTCATAATTACGCTATTTCTAAAAAGATGTTTTCTTTACTACAAAATTATATAAACGGCTTTGAAGATAATATTAATTTAATTAGTTTTATTGCTTCGCCAAATAAGAATAGTATAAGATTAAAGTTGTTATAA